A window of the Lactuca sativa cultivar Salinas chromosome 5, Lsat_Salinas_v11, whole genome shotgun sequence genome harbors these coding sequences:
- the LOC111888776 gene encoding photosynthetic NDH subunit of lumenal location 4, chloroplastic — MAISTLQTLTTPSLHHTLQLSATRPHHHCTTIKSHSNSNCSLDSTTNLTPKPNKKRGLVGAGIGLLAASMLISSPLDANATRIEYYATVAEPSCELQFAPSGLGYCDVAPGFGEEAPYSTLINIHYTARFADGIVFDSSYKRGRPLTMRIGVGKVIKGLDQGIFGGEGVPPMLVGGRRRLQIPPELAYGPEPAGCFSGECNIPANATLLYEINFVNIYSGNRALPPK, encoded by the exons ATGGCGATCTCCACACTTCAAACGCTAACCACACCATCTCTCCACCATACCCTTCAACTCTCCGCCACCAGGCCACACCACCACTGCACCACCATCAAGTCACATTCTAATTCGAACTGCTCTCTAGACTCTACAACTAATCTTACTCCTAAACCTAACAAGAAGAGGGGATTAGTGGGCGCAGGCATTGGATTGTTAGCTGCTTCGATGTTAATTTCATCCCCGCTTGATGCTAATGCTACTAGAATCGAATATTACGCCACCGTTGCAGAACCCTCCTGTGAGCTTCAGTTTGCGCCTTCAGGACTTGGGTACTGCGATGTCGCTCCCGGGTTTGGTGAAGAAGCTCCCTATTCCACTCTTATCAAT ATTCATTATACTGCAAGATTTGCTGATGGCATAGTTTTTGACAGCAGTTATAAACGTGGAAGACCACTAACTATGCGTATTGGTGTTGGCAAG GTGATCAAGGGACTTGACCAAGGGATCTTTGGGGGCGAGGGTGTTCCACCCATGCTTGTTG GTGGAAGACGTAGACTTCAAATTCCTCCGGAATTAGCGTATGGACCTGAGCCCGCTGGTTGCTTTTCTG GTGAGTGCAATATACCTGCGAATGCAACGCTCCTTTATGAAATTAACTTTGTGAACATCTACTCTGGTAATAGAGCATTACCACCGAAATAA